The proteins below are encoded in one region of Campylobacter helveticus:
- a CDS encoding hemerythrin family protein, protein MDKLIPTWDNKYSINDDRIDAQHKKLFALASKVENAVYGFVKRDELKEILMELFNYMKEHFANEEEYMHEISYPYLSDHRMMHKVIIDDMSYLIQHIKTTNDLKEKLYTIMSDWLLTHILRYDMMIGHWLNEQKNQESEEEAEMVEEESSEVKEPKIIKETRFIYSCPCHLTHILNYQEHLGILMHNKILKCKNCKKDLIYVTSEIVEKRIDNVSKMG, encoded by the coding sequence TTGGACAAATTAATCCCCACTTGGGACAATAAGTATAGCATTAATGACGATAGAATCGATGCACAGCATAAAAAGCTTTTTGCTCTTGCTTCTAAAGTGGAGAATGCGGTTTATGGATTTGTAAAGCGTGATGAGCTGAAGGAAATTTTAATGGAGCTTTTTAATTATATGAAAGAGCATTTTGCCAATGAGGAAGAGTATATGCACGAAATTTCTTATCCGTATCTTAGTGACCATAGAATGATGCATAAGGTGATTATCGATGATATGTCCTATCTTATCCAGCACATTAAAACGACAAATGACCTTAAAGAAAAGCTTTATACCATAATGTCCGATTGGCTTTTAACGCACATTTTGCGTTACGATATGATGATAGGACATTGGCTTAATGAACAGAAAAATCAAGAGAGCGAAGAAGAAGCTGAAATGGTGGAAGAAGAAAGTAGCGAGGTAAAAGAGCCTAAAATCATAAAAGAAACGAGATTTATCTATTCTTGTCCTTGTCATTTGACGCATATTTTAAACTATCAAGAGCACTTAGGAATTTTAATGCATAATAAAATATTAAAATGTAAAAATTGTAAAAAAGACTTAATTTATGTTACAAGCGAAATCGTAGAAAAAAGGATAGACAATGTTTCCAAAATGGGATGA
- a CDS encoding LutC/YkgG family protein translates to MSRIEEISAKSKEAILSKLRGAYVDKEFVRSPSIDPVEHIISNGTMLDEMKQKMSDNKYIVEESTREKLEDKINEITQNYGYESLLYGESLGLDLTKIKANKKICFNQEIENLRSEVFHSDFSIIHASYGVSSHGVALVLSSKEQPRMLSLAPKLCIVLLKKERIVPSLSEALNLVKQENEVLPSNILFIAGPSRTADIELITVFGVHGPQKAHIILY, encoded by the coding sequence ATGAGTAGGATAGAAGAAATTTCAGCAAAAAGCAAAGAGGCTATTTTATCAAAGCTTAGAGGTGCCTATGTAGATAAGGAATTTGTAAGAAGTCCTAGTATAGACCCTGTGGAGCATATCATTTCAAATGGAACGATGCTTGATGAGATGAAGCAAAAAATGAGTGATAATAAATATATCGTTGAAGAAAGTACTAGGGAAAAACTTGAAGATAAGATTAATGAAATCACTCAAAATTATGGTTATGAGAGTTTGCTTTATGGGGAAAGTTTGGGGCTTGATTTAACTAAGATTAAAGCAAATAAGAAAATTTGCTTTAATCAAGAGATAGAAAATTTACGCAGCGAGGTTTTTCATAGTGATTTTTCTATCATTCACGCGAGTTATGGTGTGAGTTCTCACGGAGTGGCTTTGGTGCTTTCAAGTAAAGAGCAGCCTAGGATGCTCTCTTTAGCCCCTAAACTTTGCATTGTTTTGCTTAAAAAGGAGAGGATTGTACCAAGTCTTAGCGAGGCGTTAAATCTTGTAAAGCAGGAAAATGAAGTCCTGCCTAGTAATATTTTATTTATCGCAGGACCCTCACGCACGGCAGATATCGAGTTAATCACTGTTTTTGGAGTGCATGGACCTCAAAAAGCACACATTATTTTATATTAA
- a CDS encoding LutB/LldF family L-lactate oxidation iron-sulfur protein, whose amino-acid sequence MKAHEEIVNLKLNDTQMRENLNNAMHTLQKNRLKVIDDKFKDWQGLRAKAKQAKNNALMSLEERLVEFEKNATKNGIKVHWASSDEDACEIIYEIMKENNISKILKGKSMASEEIGLNHYLEKKGLKAIETDLGEVIIQLDNEVPVHIVAPAIHKNRYEIGKTFQEKLGAELESEPEKLNAIARKYLRDEFEGLKLGLSGVNFAMSREGAFWLIENEGNGRMCTTAPDIHIALCGIEKVMESFEDAATMVHLLTPSATGQFIPTYNNIITAPRKNGDLDGPKEVHIVLFDHHRSDMLAHKDYYEALRCIRCGACMNFCPVYDKIGGHSYQTTYPGPIGEVISPNLFGMDKTGDILSFCSLCGRCSEVCPVKIPLADLIRKLRCDKVGQGENPPLGASNAPYSKMESFAFSTFANLATNGNKWRFSLSKGHYFNWAVQNFKGVLPVIKKWSAFKELPQIKKDLYQEVQNIEGVIYE is encoded by the coding sequence ATGAAGGCACACGAAGAAATTGTCAATTTAAAACTCAATGATACGCAAATGCGTGAAAATTTAAATAACGCTATGCATACCTTGCAAAAAAATCGCCTTAAGGTGATTGATGATAAATTTAAAGATTGGCAGGGTTTAAGAGCGAAAGCAAAACAAGCGAAAAATAATGCTTTAATGAGTCTTGAAGAAAGACTTGTGGAATTTGAAAAAAATGCAACAAAAAATGGTATTAAGGTGCATTGGGCGAGTAGCGATGAGGACGCTTGTGAGATAATTTATGAAATTATGAAGGAAAATAATATTAGTAAAATCTTAAAAGGCAAGTCAATGGCAAGTGAAGAGATAGGGCTAAATCACTATCTTGAGAAAAAAGGTTTAAAAGCCATTGAGACGGATTTGGGTGAGGTTATCATACAGCTTGATAATGAAGTGCCTGTGCATATTGTTGCGCCGGCGATTCACAAAAATCGTTACGAAATAGGAAAAACTTTTCAAGAAAAGCTTGGTGCGGAGCTTGAAAGTGAGCCTGAAAAACTTAATGCCATCGCTAGGAAGTATTTAAGAGATGAATTTGAGGGCTTAAAGCTAGGACTTAGTGGAGTCAATTTTGCTATGTCGCGTGAGGGGGCGTTTTGGCTCATAGAGAACGAGGGTAATGGTAGAATGTGTACCACAGCTCCAGACATTCACATCGCACTTTGTGGGATTGAAAAAGTAATGGAAAGCTTTGAAGATGCGGCGACTATGGTGCATTTATTGACCCCTTCAGCTACAGGGCAGTTTATCCCAACCTATAATAACATCATCACAGCTCCGCGTAAAAATGGTGACTTAGATGGACCTAAAGAAGTGCATATTGTGTTATTTGACCATCATAGAAGCGATATGCTAGCACATAAGGATTATTACGAAGCTTTGCGTTGTATCCGCTGTGGTGCTTGTATGAATTTTTGCCCGGTGTATGATAAGATAGGGGGACACAGCTATCAAACCACTTATCCGGGTCCTATAGGAGAGGTAATAAGTCCAAATTTATTTGGTATGGATAAAACGGGTGATATTCTTAGCTTTTGTTCTCTTTGTGGGCGTTGCTCAGAAGTGTGTCCTGTGAAAATTCCACTGGCAGATTTGATAAGAAAATTGCGTTGTGATAAGGTAGGACAGGGAGAAAACCCTCCACTTGGTGCAAGTAATGCTCCATATAGCAAAATGGAATCTTTTGCTTTTTCTACTTTTGCAAATTTGGCAACAAATGGCAACAAATGGCGTTTTTCACTTTCTAAAGGACATTATTTTAATTGGGCGGTGCAAAATTTCAAGGGGGTTTTGCCTGTGATTAAAAAATGGAGTGCCTTTAAAGAATTACCACAAATTAAGAAAGATTTGTATCAAGAAGTGCAAAATATCGAAGGGGTGATTTATGAGTAG
- a CDS encoding (Fe-S)-binding protein — translation MMKKVYFYATCLGTAAMQETILNAIKLLRREGVEVIFKKNQTCCSQPSFNSGYFRESKRVALYNVDLFEKDYPIVVPSGSCAGMMSHDYLELFEDDSEFGRVKEFSSRVIELSQYLDEVLNVEYEDKGEPVRVTWHSNCHALRIQKSIEASKNLIKKLKNVELVNLEYEEECCGFGGTFSVKEPEISNAMARAKIKDIQNTGVKYLISGDGGCLLNIDGTMRKMGLDIKGLHLYDFLLKRLEGARL, via the coding sequence ATGATGAAAAAAGTTTATTTTTATGCGACTTGTCTTGGCACAGCTGCGATGCAAGAGACAATTTTAAATGCCATTAAACTTCTACGCCGCGAGGGCGTGGAGGTGATTTTTAAAAAAAATCAAACCTGTTGTTCGCAGCCAAGTTTTAATTCTGGATACTTTAGGGAAAGTAAGCGAGTTGCTCTTTACAATGTAGATTTATTTGAAAAAGATTATCCCATTGTCGTTCCAAGTGGTTCTTGTGCGGGTATGATGAGCCACGATTATTTGGAGCTTTTTGAGGATGATAGTGAATTTGGTAGGGTGAAGGAATTTTCTTCAAGGGTTATTGAGCTTTCTCAGTATTTAGATGAAGTTTTAAATGTGGAGTATGAGGATAAGGGTGAGCCTGTGAGGGTTACTTGGCATTCAAATTGTCACGCTTTACGCATACAAAAAAGTATAGAGGCGAGTAAAAATCTCATAAAAAAGCTTAAAAATGTCGAGCTTGTAAATTTAGAGTATGAGGAAGAGTGTTGCGGCTTTGGTGGAACTTTTTCTGTAAAAGAGCCTGAAATTTCAAATGCTATGGCAAGAGCCAAGATAAAAGATATACAGAATACGGGTGTAAAATATCTCATAAGTGGTGATGGTGGTTGTCTTTTAAATATAGACGGCACAATGCGTAAAATGGGGCTTGATATAAAGGGTTTGCATTTGTATGATTTTTTACTAAAGAGACTTGAGGGGGCGAGATTATGA
- a CDS encoding L-lactate permease, with product MREFLMYQQLTDPLGSIWLSALLAFLPILCFLICLLAFKLKGYQAGFVTVIVASAVAFYAYDMPFSLIGASFVQGFAQGMWPIAWIIIAAIFLYKLSVKSGSFEVIKESVMTITPDHRIQVILIGFCFGSFLEGAIGFGGPVAITAALLVGLGLKPLQAAGLCLIANTAPVAFGAVGIPIIAMSNLVGVEQYEISAMVGRMLVPLSLSVPFFIVFLMDGIKGIKETYPAVLVAAVSFTITQFISSNYLGAELPDIVSAVVSLVCTTIFLKFWSPKNIFRLDDLTDFSHHTQLEFGKVFKAWLPFILLIICIIIWTQPWFKAFFDKGAVFDYTKVALSFNNIEGSIVDSAGKALSLNMDINLIALQAGTAILVAALLTIFFLRIKSSVVEDALGDTLKEMAMPCITIGLVVAFAFIAKNSGMSTTLGTAFATTGDAFSFFSPVIGWIGVFLTGSDTSANLLFGPLQQAAATSLGVPEALFLAANSVGGVVGKMISPQSITIACAAVGLVGKESDLFKFTLKYSVGFIILIGIWTCIIAFLMPGIIPQVIVK from the coding sequence TTGAGGGAGTTTTTGATGTATCAACAATTAACCGACCCACTAGGTAGCATTTGGCTTAGTGCTTTGTTGGCATTTTTGCCTATTTTGTGTTTTTTGATTTGTTTGCTTGCTTTTAAGCTCAAGGGTTATCAGGCGGGTTTTGTTACCGTTATCGTGGCTAGTGCAGTGGCATTTTATGCTTATGATATGCCTTTTTCTCTCATCGGTGCTTCGTTTGTGCAAGGTTTTGCTCAGGGGATGTGGCCTATTGCTTGGATTATCATTGCTGCGATTTTCCTTTATAAGCTTTCGGTGAAATCTGGCTCTTTTGAAGTGATTAAAGAAAGTGTGATGACTATCACCCCAGACCATAGGATTCAGGTTATTTTGATAGGTTTTTGTTTTGGTTCATTTTTGGAGGGTGCGATAGGCTTTGGAGGACCTGTGGCTATCACTGCGGCTCTTTTGGTGGGCTTAGGGCTTAAGCCTTTGCAAGCTGCTGGACTTTGTTTGATAGCAAATACCGCTCCTGTTGCTTTTGGTGCGGTTGGGATTCCTATTATCGCTATGTCAAATTTGGTCGGTGTTGAGCAGTATGAAATTTCTGCTATGGTTGGGCGTATGCTTGTGCCTTTAAGTCTTAGTGTGCCTTTTTTCATCGTATTTTTAATGGATGGGATAAAGGGTATTAAAGAAACTTATCCTGCGGTTTTAGTAGCGGCTGTAAGTTTTACAATTACGCAGTTTATTAGCTCAAATTACTTAGGAGCGGAGCTTCCTGATATCGTTTCAGCCGTTGTTTCTCTCGTTTGCACTACGATATTTTTGAAATTTTGGTCTCCTAAAAATATTTTTAGACTTGATGATTTGACGGATTTTTCTCATCATACTCAATTAGAATTTGGAAAAGTTTTTAAAGCTTGGTTGCCTTTTATTTTGCTCATTATTTGTATTATTATTTGGACTCAGCCTTGGTTTAAGGCGTTTTTTGATAAGGGTGCGGTGTTTGACTATACTAAAGTTGCTTTGTCTTTTAATAATATTGAGGGTTCTATTGTTGATAGTGCGGGTAAGGCGTTAAGTTTAAATATGGATATTAATCTAATTGCCCTTCAAGCAGGAACGGCTATTTTAGTTGCTGCACTTTTAACTATCTTTTTCTTACGCATTAAATCAAGTGTTGTTGAAGATGCTTTAGGAGACACCTTAAAAGAAATGGCTATGCCTTGTATCACCATAGGCTTGGTTGTGGCTTTTGCTTTTATTGCTAAAAATTCAGGTATGAGCACCACTTTAGGAACGGCTTTTGCGACAACAGGCGATGCGTTTTCGTTTTTTAGTCCTGTCATAGGCTGGATAGGTGTTTTTCTTACGGGTTCTGATACAAGTGCAAATTTACTTTTTGGACCGCTTCAGCAAGCTGCAGCGACAAGCTTGGGGGTGCCTGAAGCTTTATTTTTGGCAGCAAACTCCGTTGGCGGTGTTGTTGGTAAGATGATAAGTCCGCAAAGTATTACCATAGCTTGTGCGGCTGTGGGACTTGTAGGTAAGGAGTCTGATTTATTTAAATTTACGCTTAAATATTCTGTTGGCTTTATTATTTTGATAGGAATTTGGACTTGCATTATTGCCTTTTTAATGCCAGGAATTATTCCGCAAGTGATAGTAAAATAA
- a CDS encoding TIGR00730 family Rossman fold protein, whose protein sequence is MSIEIRKDLEKFATIPNFKNPVTFFGSARLKEHNPYCIKARALAKKCVEEGFCVITGGGGGIMKAANEGAFEQDADFISSVGFNILLPHEQRLNDFVEYSITFESLAIRKMALIEKSFAFVIFPGGFGTLDELLDVLTLKQLKFKKNIPIILYGKDFWQSLDDFVRNSLLKLKVIDKNDISRYVITDDIEEIIQILKENNENSSRNERRS, encoded by the coding sequence ATGAGCATAGAAATAAGAAAAGATTTAGAAAAATTTGCTACCATACCAAATTTTAAAAACCCAGTTACTTTTTTTGGCTCGGCACGCCTAAAGGAACACAATCCTTACTGTATTAAGGCGAGGGCTTTGGCTAAAAAATGTGTAGAAGAGGGTTTTTGTGTCATTACCGGCGGAGGTGGTGGCATAATGAAAGCAGCCAATGAGGGTGCTTTCGAACAAGATGCAGATTTCATAAGTTCTGTTGGTTTTAATATCTTGCTTCCACACGAGCAAAGACTTAATGATTTTGTGGAATATAGCATCACTTTTGAGAGCTTAGCCATTCGCAAAATGGCTCTTATTGAAAAGAGTTTTGCTTTTGTGATTTTTCCGGGCGGCTTTGGGACACTTGATGAATTGTTAGATGTTTTAACGCTCAAACAACTCAAATTTAAAAAGAATATTCCCATCATACTCTACGGAAAAGATTTTTGGCAAAGCTTAGATGATTTTGTCAGAAATTCCTTACTTAAACTTAAGGTCATCGATAAAAATGACATCTCTAGGTATGTAATCACTGACGATATAGAAGAAATAATTCAAATTTTAAAGGAAAACAATGAAAATTCTAGTCGCAATGAGCGGAGGAGTTGA
- the mnmA gene encoding tRNA 2-thiouridine(34) synthase MnmA: MKILVAMSGGVDSTVTAYKLKNAGHEVIGCYMKLHGKAGYHEENIAKVEKVAKFLQIPHHILDLQEEFKAKVYMPFVNTYKEGKTPNPCALCNRFIKLGKLLEFAKSLGCEKLATGHYARLENGCIKVAFDESKDQSYFLANADKEALNYLIFPLGEMKKEDVKKFASTIEPLKSFATQKESSEICFVEKTYVDVLNQFMDTNIKGEVLDSSGKIVGEHNGYMHYTIGKRRGFEVKGAHEPHFVLKINPKQNQIVVGTKEELKVEKFELQNINLFIDKKEFECEVKIRYRSKSVPCEVLIDENLNAKIKLKEAVYGLASGQMAVFYDKDKVIASGFIS, encoded by the coding sequence ATGAAAATTCTAGTCGCAATGAGCGGAGGAGTTGATAGCACGGTAACAGCTTACAAACTTAAAAACGCAGGACACGAAGTTATAGGTTGCTATATGAAACTACACGGCAAAGCAGGATACCACGAGGAAAACATAGCTAAAGTTGAAAAAGTCGCTAAATTCTTACAAATCCCCCATCATATTTTAGATTTGCAAGAGGAATTTAAAGCTAAGGTTTATATGCCTTTTGTCAATACCTACAAAGAAGGTAAAACGCCAAATCCTTGTGCCTTATGCAACCGCTTTATCAAGCTTGGCAAACTTTTAGAATTTGCTAAAAGTTTAGGATGTGAAAAACTAGCTACTGGACATTATGCTAGACTTGAAAACGGATGTATAAAAGTCGCTTTTGATGAAAGTAAGGACCAAAGTTATTTCTTAGCTAATGCAGATAAAGAAGCTCTAAATTACCTCATCTTCCCACTTGGAGAAATGAAAAAAGAGGATGTGAAAAAATTCGCGTCTACTATAGAGCCTTTAAAATCTTTTGCCACACAAAAAGAAAGTAGTGAAATTTGCTTTGTAGAAAAAACTTATGTCGATGTTTTAAATCAATTTATGGATACAAATATCAAAGGAGAAGTGCTAGATAGTAGCGGTAAAATCGTAGGGGAGCATAATGGCTATATGCACTATACCATAGGCAAAAGAAGAGGATTTGAGGTGAAAGGCGCTCACGAACCGCATTTTGTTCTAAAGATAAATCCTAAGCAAAATCAAATTGTAGTTGGCACGAAAGAAGAGCTGAAAGTTGAAAAATTTGAACTTCAAAATATCAATCTCTTCATCGACAAAAAGGAATTTGAATGTGAAGTAAAAATCCGCTACCGCTCTAAAAGTGTGCCTTGTGAAGTTTTGATAGATGAAAATTTAAATGCCAAAATTAAGCTCAAAGAAGCAGTTTATGGACTAGCTAGCGGACAAATGGCAGTTTTTTACGATAAGGACAAAGTTATCGCAAGTGGCTTTATAAGCTAG
- a CDS encoding DASS family sodium-coupled anion symporter, with protein sequence MSKSKIFSLLFCLVVLSVFYLTPAPMGLEENAWHFLGLFTAVILAVILQIMPLGAVCLIAIAIVALSGITTPQSQIRAAHIKSLQGIVMKDNANSQKIAMDTATQEAVFNALLGASQMPKEKLDEILILKDKNMQIDALAKFYAKKTSGVQKNKLIDESKIFALNALALQTMSQEAIDEKVNKAISSLKSKTGIKDALSGFSNSLIWLIVVSIIIARGVIKTGLGERLAYYFISIFGKRTLGIAYSIVASETILAPVTPSNTARAGAIINPIVQAISRSFKSSPEDNTQSKIGTYLSLVNFQANPISSAMFITATAPNPLVVDLVAQATNMEISLTWSQWALGMFLPGICAMLIMPLVIYFLAPPKIKQTPNASKFAKDRLAELGSMKKAEKIMLGVFLLLLALWAGALGLFFGITLNATSVALLGLSLVLISGVLSFEDVLKEKAAWNTLVWFSALVMMATMLGKLGVTQFLAEALGGLASAMGLGEISVMIFLALAFLYAHYFFASTTAHISAMFFVFYSAGLALGAPPLLYAFIMITAGNVMMALTHYATGTAPVIFGTNYVSLKQWWGVGFVISVVDMLVMISVGLVWWNFLGFY encoded by the coding sequence ATGAGTAAAAGCAAAATTTTTAGTTTGTTGTTTTGTTTAGTTGTGCTTAGTGTATTTTATCTTACTCCAGCGCCTATGGGTTTAGAGGAGAATGCTTGGCATTTTCTAGGGCTTTTTACGGCTGTAATTTTAGCTGTGATTTTGCAAATTATGCCTTTGGGGGCTGTTTGTTTGATAGCTATTGCTATTGTTGCACTTAGTGGTATTACTACGCCACAAAGTCAAATTAGAGCCGCTCACATTAAAAGTTTGCAAGGCATTGTAATGAAAGATAATGCAAATTCACAAAAAATCGCTATGGATACCGCGACACAAGAGGCGGTTTTTAATGCTTTACTTGGTGCGAGTCAAATGCCTAAGGAAAAACTTGATGAAATTCTAATTCTAAAAGATAAGAATATGCAAATTGACGCTTTGGCTAAATTTTATGCGAAAAAAACCTCAGGAGTGCAAAAAAATAAGCTAATTGATGAGAGTAAAATTTTCGCCCTTAATGCTCTCGCACTTCAAACGATGTCGCAAGAAGCCATTGATGAAAAGGTCAATAAAGCCATTTCTAGCTTAAAATCTAAAACAGGCATCAAGGATGCTTTAAGTGGTTTTTCAAATTCACTCATTTGGCTTATCGTTGTTTCCATCATCATTGCAAGAGGTGTTATAAAAACGGGACTTGGAGAAAGATTGGCGTATTATTTTATTAGCATTTTTGGTAAAAGAACGCTTGGAATTGCTTATTCTATCGTAGCGAGCGAGACAATCTTAGCTCCTGTTACCCCTTCAAATACTGCAAGAGCTGGAGCTATCATCAATCCTATCGTTCAAGCGATTAGCCGTTCATTTAAGTCAAGCCCTGAGGATAACACACAAAGTAAGATAGGCACTTATCTTTCTTTGGTGAATTTTCAAGCAAATCCTATAAGTTCTGCGATGTTTATCACAGCGACCGCACCTAATCCTTTAGTGGTGGATTTAGTCGCACAAGCGACAAATATGGAGATTAGTTTAACTTGGTCGCAGTGGGCTTTAGGGATGTTTTTACCGGGAATTTGTGCGATGCTCATAATGCCTCTTGTGATTTATTTTTTAGCACCCCCTAAGATTAAGCAAACGCCTAATGCCTCCAAATTTGCTAAAGATAGACTTGCAGAACTTGGCTCTATGAAAAAGGCTGAAAAAATAATGCTTGGCGTTTTCCTACTTTTACTTGCTCTTTGGGCTGGAGCTTTGGGTCTTTTCTTTGGCATTACGCTTAATGCGACAAGCGTGGCTTTGCTTGGGCTTTCTTTGGTGTTAATTAGCGGAGTTTTAAGCTTTGAAGATGTGCTGAAAGAAAAGGCAGCGTGGAATACTTTAGTATGGTTTTCTGCTCTTGTGATGATGGCGACTATGCTTGGAAAGCTTGGTGTTACGCAATTTTTGGCTGAAGCACTTGGAGGCTTGGCTTCTGCTATGGGGCTTGGTGAAATTTCTGTGATGATTTTCTTAGCTCTTGCATTTTTGTATGCACATTATTTTTTCGCTTCGACAACGGCACACATTTCGGCGATGTTCTTTGTTTTTTATAGTGCGGGTTTAGCTCTGGGTGCGCCTCCTTTGCTTTATGCTTTTATAATGATAACGGCGGGTAATGTTATGATGGCTCTTACACACTATGCTACTGGAACTGCACCTGTTATTTTTGGGACAAACTATGTCAGTCTTAAGCAATGGTGGGGAGTGGGATTTGTCATTTCTGTGGTTGATATGCTGGTGATGATTAGCGTTGGTTTGGTGTGGTGGAATTTTTTGGGCTTTTACTAG
- the map gene encoding type I methionyl aminopeptidase — translation MIELRKPAEIQKLRKANQIVAKTLDFLEREVKAGMSLRQISEMAEEHILSLGAKPSFKNLYEFPSAICTSLNEVCIHGIADDKVLKEGDILGVDVGTLLDGYYGDAARTLAIGQISKKDEELIACAKDALYFAIDSIRDEMRFKELSALLGEFILSRGFVPLQGYCGHGIGTKPHCEPEILNYLEDGDSVKNGSKIKNGMVFCIEPMICQKDGTPKHYNGRWDAGSQDGLNTAHYEHCVAIIKGRAEILSQI, via the coding sequence ATGATAGAGCTAAGAAAACCAGCAGAAATACAAAAACTTAGAAAGGCAAATCAAATTGTCGCTAAAACTTTGGATTTTTTAGAAAGAGAAGTTAAAGCTGGAATGAGCTTAAGGCAGATTAGCGAAATGGCTGAAGAGCATATTTTAAGCTTGGGCGCAAAGCCTTCTTTTAAAAATCTTTATGAATTTCCTAGTGCTATTTGCACTTCTTTAAATGAGGTTTGTATCCACGGCATAGCTGATGATAAAGTGCTTAAAGAGGGCGATATTTTAGGTGTTGATGTGGGGACTTTGCTAGATGGTTATTATGGTGATGCGGCGAGAACTTTAGCCATAGGACAAATTTCTAAAAAAGATGAAGAATTAATCGCTTGTGCGAAAGATGCTTTGTATTTTGCCATTGATTCCATACGCGATGAAATGCGTTTTAAAGAGCTTTCTGCACTTTTGGGTGAGTTTATTTTAAGTCGCGGTTTCGTTCCTTTGCAAGGATACTGCGGACACGGCATAGGCACTAAGCCGCATTGTGAGCCTGAAATTTTAAATTATCTTGAGGACGGAGATAGTGTTAAAAATGGTTCTAAAATAAAAAATGGTATGGTTTTTTGCATCGAGCCTATGATATGTCAAAAAGACGGCACGCCAAAGCATTATAATGGCAGGTGGGATGCGGGCAGTCAAGACGGGCTAAATACTGCACATTATGAACACTGCGTAGCTATCATTAAGGGTAGGGCTGAAATTCTTTCTCAAATTTAA
- the murI gene encoding glutamate racemase, producing MRVGVFDSGVGGLSVLKSLYEANLFEEIIYYGDTARVPYGVKDKETIVKFCLEALEFFKQFNIDMLIIACNTASAYALEELRAKADFPIYGVIEAGVRATCKSLKDKDKEILVIATKATICSKQYQMGLEKEGFTRVKALATGLFVPMVEEGIFEGELLKSAFLHYFKDVKSPDALILACTHFPLLSKALGEFFGEKTKLIHSGEAIVEFLKQNSHFKSLDKKANLRFFASSDINALKNTAKLWLNLN from the coding sequence ATGAGGGTTGGTGTTTTTGATAGTGGAGTAGGGGGACTTAGTGTGCTAAAGTCCTTGTATGAGGCGAATTTATTTGAAGAGATTATTTATTATGGCGATACGGCTAGAGTTCCTTATGGGGTTAAAGATAAAGAGACGATAGTCAAATTTTGCCTTGAGGCTTTGGAGTTTTTTAAACAATTTAACATCGATATGCTTATCATCGCCTGTAATACGGCTAGCGCTTATGCTTTAGAGGAGTTAAGGGCTAAGGCTGATTTCCCCATTTATGGAGTAATAGAAGCTGGAGTAAGAGCAACTTGCAAAAGTTTAAAAGATAAAGATAAAGAAATTTTAGTGATTGCCACAAAAGCGACAATTTGTTCAAAGCAGTATCAAATGGGCTTAGAAAAAGAGGGTTTTACGCGCGTAAAAGCTCTTGCAACTGGGCTTTTTGTGCCTATGGTTGAGGAGGGAATTTTTGAGGGAGAGCTTTTAAAAAGTGCTTTTTTACATTATTTTAAAGATGTGAAAAGTCCAGATGCACTGATTTTGGCTTGCACCCACTTTCCTTTACTAAGCAAGGCTTTGGGGGAATTTTTTGGAGAGAAAACAAAGCTGATTCATTCTGGTGAAGCCATAGTGGAATTTTTAAAGCAAAACTCACATTTTAAATCCTTAGACAAAAAGGCAAATTTGCGTTTTTTTGCTTCAAGTGATATTAATGCCCTAAAAAACACAGCAAAACTTTGGCTTAATTTAAATTAA
- a CDS encoding NlpC/P60 family protein, translated as MKKYILGIFLIFFLSGCSFLPQNLSFYKPSYSKSPTEERLRAVSKEWQRTPYVLGGTSKRGADCSGFTQSVMREFGVSLPRTTKTQMNSGRKVSKSKLQAGDLVFFKTGRGPNGMHVGIYLGRNEFMHLSTKGGSKVASFNNSYWKPRYMGARRYNIALRR; from the coding sequence ATGAAAAAATATATTTTAGGAATTTTCTTAATTTTTTTCTTAAGTGGATGTAGTTTTTTACCGCAGAATTTGTCTTTTTACAAACCGAGTTATTCTAAAAGTCCCACAGAAGAAAGACTTAGAGCTGTTAGCAAAGAGTGGCAACGCACACCTTATGTTTTAGGAGGGACGAGCAAGAGGGGGGCGGATTGCTCGGGATTTACGCAAAGTGTGATGAGGGAATTTGGCGTTTCTTTACCACGCACAACTAAAACGCAAATGAATTCTGGTAGAAAGGTTTCAAAATCCAAACTTCAAGCTGGAGATTTGGTTTTTTTCAAAACGGGTCGAGGTCCTAATGGTATGCACGTGGGTATTTATCTTGGTAGAAATGAATTTATGCACCTTTCTACTAAAGGCGGAAGCAAGGTCGCAAGTTTTAACAATAGCTACTGGAAGCCGCGTTATATGGGCGCTAGGCGTTATAATATTGCATTGAGAAGATGA